One window of the Nocardia huaxiensis genome contains the following:
- a CDS encoding MMPL family transporter, with the protein MKRRAWLLIGLWIAVLAALTPWAGSLDDVKSDKETDYLPASAQSTMVAELEALLPGGTSNVFIVVYERDSGLTDADKATATQQFDTLTAAYGNGAGPDRPLASADGKALMYPVLVDQSHGEAAEYIEDFRSRLTEHPDGLSVQVTGPGGLQADFEGAFEGIDEQLLLATVLVVAVILLLTYRSPLLWLIPLISVAGANIASMAAVYGLVKAFDITVNDQSAAVLTILVFGVGTDYALLIVARYREELHHHSNVGTAMLAALRNSVPAIAASAATVSIGLLCLLAADMNNAAGMGPVGAAGIVCTLAVMVTLFPALLVVCGRWIFWPRIPRVDTVAIAHTGVWDRVGATIARRPIAAAASSIVVLGLLTLGLLGNTAALSRADQFVRTPESVAGQAVLTEHFPERAGTPLTVMARNESRDAVLRAIEADPGIGAAELGRTGPEFGEITAIPVDPADSAGEHATIERLRTGLAQVAPGTVVGGPSAAELDIAEASSRDRTVVLPLVLLVVTAVLGLLLRSLAAPIGLVLTVVLSFGSALGASIFLFEHVFAFNGLDPGLVLLAFLFLVALGVDYNIFLMSRAREEALQAGTRAGILRSLSVTGGVITSAGIVLAATFAVLVTLPLVSLAQIGFTVAFGVLLDTLLVRSILVPALTLLAGDRVWWPSALSRRAAQPPEPVEPAPEPARI; encoded by the coding sequence GTGAAACGAAGAGCTTGGCTGCTGATCGGCCTGTGGATCGCGGTGCTGGCCGCGCTCACACCGTGGGCCGGATCGCTCGATGATGTGAAGTCCGACAAGGAAACCGACTACCTGCCCGCGTCCGCCCAATCGACCATGGTGGCCGAACTGGAGGCATTGCTGCCAGGCGGGACATCGAATGTGTTCATCGTGGTGTACGAGCGCGACTCCGGGCTCACCGATGCCGACAAAGCCACGGCCACACAGCAATTCGACACCTTGACGGCCGCATACGGCAACGGCGCCGGCCCGGACCGGCCACTCGCCTCCGCCGACGGAAAAGCGCTCATGTACCCGGTGCTCGTGGACCAATCACACGGTGAGGCAGCCGAATACATCGAGGACTTCCGCTCCCGGCTCACCGAGCACCCGGACGGGCTGTCGGTGCAGGTCACCGGACCCGGCGGCCTGCAAGCCGATTTCGAGGGCGCGTTCGAGGGCATCGACGAACAGCTGCTGCTGGCGACGGTGCTGGTGGTGGCGGTCATTCTGCTGCTCACCTACCGCAGTCCGCTGCTGTGGCTCATCCCGCTCATCTCGGTGGCGGGGGCGAATATCGCGTCCATGGCGGCGGTGTACGGCCTGGTGAAAGCCTTCGACATCACCGTCAACGATCAGAGCGCGGCGGTGCTCACCATTCTGGTGTTCGGCGTCGGCACCGACTACGCGCTGCTCATCGTGGCGCGCTATCGCGAAGAGCTGCATCACCATTCGAATGTCGGCACGGCCATGCTGGCGGCGCTGCGCAATTCGGTCCCGGCCATCGCCGCGTCGGCCGCCACCGTGAGCATCGGCCTGCTCTGCCTGCTGGCCGCGGATATGAATAATGCCGCCGGGATGGGGCCGGTGGGTGCGGCGGGCATCGTGTGCACGCTGGCGGTCATGGTGACGCTGTTCCCGGCACTGCTGGTGGTGTGCGGGCGCTGGATCTTCTGGCCGCGTATCCCGCGCGTGGACACCGTGGCGATCGCGCACACCGGGGTCTGGGATCGAGTGGGGGCGACCATCGCTCGCCGGCCGATCGCCGCGGCCGCCTCCTCGATCGTGGTGCTGGGGCTGCTCACCCTGGGCCTGCTCGGCAACACTGCGGCCCTGTCGCGGGCGGATCAGTTCGTGCGGACTCCGGAATCGGTTGCGGGACAGGCGGTGCTGACCGAGCACTTCCCGGAGCGCGCCGGCACACCGCTGACGGTCATGGCGCGCAATGAATCCCGCGACGCGGTACTGCGCGCGATCGAAGCCGATCCCGGGATCGGCGCGGCCGAATTGGGCCGCACCGGACCGGAATTCGGTGAGATCACCGCGATTCCGGTGGACCCCGCCGATTCGGCCGGCGAGCACGCCACCATCGAACGGCTGCGCACCGGTCTCGCACAGGTGGCTCCCGGCACGGTTGTCGGCGGCCCCAGCGCGGCCGAACTCGATATCGCCGAGGCGTCATCCCGCGACCGCACCGTGGTGCTGCCGCTGGTGCTGCTGGTCGTCACCGCCGTGCTCGGGTTGCTGCTGCGCTCCCTGGCCGCCCCGATCGGACTGGTGCTGACCGTGGTGCTGTCCTTCGGATCCGCCCTGGGCGCAAGCATTTTCCTGTTCGAGCACGTCTTCGCCTTCAACGGCCTGGACCCCGGCCTGGTACTGCTGGCCTTCCTGTTCCTGGTCGCGCTCGGCGTGGACTACAACATCTTCCTCATGAGCCGCGCCCGCGAGGAAGCGCTGCAGGCCGGCACCCGCGCCGGCATCCTGCGCAGCCTGTCGGTGACCGGCGGCGTGATCACCTCGGCGGGCATCGTCCTCGCCGCCACCTTCGCCGTACTGGTGACACTGCCGCTGGTGTCCCTGGCGCAGATCGGGTTCACGGTCGCCTTCGGCGTACTGCTCGACACGTTGCTGGTGCGGTCGATCCTGGTGCCCGCGCTCACGCTGCTCGCGGGTGACCGGGTGTGGTGGCCCTCCGCGCTGTCGCGGCGGGCCGCGCAACCGCCCGAGCCGGTCGAACCCGCACCGGAACCGGCACGGATCTGA